The following nucleotide sequence is from Streptomyces leeuwenhoekii.
GTCGCGCTGACCCGCAGCGCGGCGACCGACCAGCCGCGGTAGCGGTACAGCAGCCATTCGGCCGGGCCCATGCTCACGGTCAGGGCGATCACCGCGTACGGCTCCCGCCGACCCTCCAGCATCACCAGGACCGCGGCGGCCAGTCCGAACAGACCGTAGGGGAGCGAGGAGAGCAGGCGCGGCCGGGGCCCGTCGGCGGCGGCCGGGGCGGCGAGGCCCGCCCGCAGGACGCCACCGGCGGCGGCGAGCGTGGCCAGCAGCGCCAGCAGCGGCAGTCCCGCCCGCAGCAGCGGGCCCGGCTCCCACCACGGCAGCACCGCACCGCCGGCGATCAGCGGGCCGAGCGCGGCCAGCAGCAACCGCTCCCGGCCGAGCACCAGCAGTACCCCCGCCGCGGCGAGATACAGCGACTGAGCCGCCGCCACCGCGGTGACCCGGCCGCCCCCGGCGGGCAGTGCGGCCAGGCCCGTCGCCACCGCCGCGCCGAGCAGCGAACCGGTCAGCAGGGTGCGGGCGGCTTCCCGGCGCCCCGTCACCAGCCGCAGGTGCGCCCGGTGGCCGAGCGCCTGCCCCCACGCCCAGGAGACGACGCCCGCCACGATCAGGACGGCGGCGTGCCGGTCGACCCGCCACAACGGGGCGGTGAGCAGATAGGCCAGGGCGGGCAGCGCGAACAGCACTCCGCGCAGCAGGCAGCGCACTGTGTCGGGCCGCCACGGGTCGGCCGCGGGCGGCGGCTCGGGAAACGTCCGGGGCACCTGCGCGTACAGTGCGGACGCCAGCGAGAACAGGTTCGGATGGCCGTAGCGCTCCTTGATCACGGAGGCGGTCATGCCCTCCGACTCCAGCAGCGCGGCCACCTCGTACGGGTGGACGGCGGGGCCGATGCGGTCGGCCAGTTCGGCGGCGAGCGCGCTGACGGCCTCCTCGTCGGGCCCCTGCCGGGGCAGCCGGATCGTGAGAGTGGTGTCGTCCAGGGCCCAGCGGGGCCGGCGGCGGGGCCGGGGCGGCCGGGCCAGCCGCAGCGCCAGCGTCTCCTGCTCGGCGCCGCCGGGTTCCAGGGATATCGGCCCGCTCATCCGGTCAGGCTCCCCAGGCTGGTGACCGCCGGGGCGGGCAGGACGATCCGGGCGGGCATCTCCCGCGGGCCCGCGGCCAGTTCGTGGTAGATGGAGCGGAAGGTGTCGATGGTCTGGCGCAGGGTGAACTGCTCGATGACCCGCAGCCGGGCCGCCTCGCCCATGGCCTGGCGCCGGGCCGGGTCGCGCAGCAGCTCCAGCGCGGCGGCGGCCATCGCGTCCGGGTCGCGCGGCGGCACCACGAGACCGGTGTCGCCCACGGCCTCCCGCACCCCGCCCACGTCGGTGGAGACGGTGGCCCGTCCGCACGACATCGCCTCGATCAGCGTGAACGGGAAGCCCTCGCTGATGCTGGAGAGCATCACGACGTTCCCGGCGGCGTAGGCGTCCTTGATGTCCTCGACGCGCCCCTCGAACGTCACGGCGTCGGCGTGCCCCAGCTCGGCGGCCAGTGCCTCGCAGCGTTCCCGGTAGCCCTCTCCGCCCCGGGGCGTCCCGCCGAACAACCGCAGCCGGACCTCGGGCAGTCGGGCCCGGACCAGGGCGAAGGCGCGGATCAGGGTCTCCAGGTCCTTGATGGGGTCGACCCGCCCGGCCCAGCTGAGGGTGAGGTTCTCCGGCTCGGGCCCGGCCGGGGGGAAGGCGGCGGGGTCGACGCCGTTGTAGACCGTGCGGATCGACGCCGGGTCGGCCCCGCCCTGCTCCTCCCACAGCCGGTTGTAGCGGTTGCCGGGGGTGATGAGCGCCGCGCGGCGGTAGCTCTCCTCCGCCAGCAGCCGGAAGAAGCCCAGGACCACCGCCTTGACCGGCCAGCGGTATGGCGCGGTCCGGTAGCCGAGGTAGCGCTCGCGCAGGTAGACGCCGTGCTCGGTGAGCAGCAGCGGAACCCCGTGCCGCTCCAGTGCCGCCAGCCCCGGCAGCACGGCGACACCGCCGCTGACCGCGTGGGCCACGCCCTCCTCGGGCGGCGAAGCGGCCAGCGGGCGCAGCGCGTGTTCCAGCAGGGCGGTCGCGGTGAGCGCGTCGTGCAGCGTCGGCCCCGCCTCCCGCACCACCAGGCCCGGCCGCGTCCACACCTGCGTCAGGACCGTGATGGCCGTGTCGTCCCGCAGGAAGGGGCTGAGCAGGCCGTCCGCCGCCGCCCCGGCCAGCGCGTACAGCGCGGGCGCGAAACCGTCCTCGGCGCACGGGTCGACCAGCGCGGTCAGGAACCGCTCGTAGGCTTCGGCGAGCCGGCGGCGGGCACGGCCGCGGGGCGGGCGGCCCGGGGGAGCGGCACCCCACATCGGCACGGATACGACACGCGACACGTGTCCGGGCAGGTCCCACACGATCGGCTCGCGCCCGGTGCC
It contains:
- the pelF gene encoding GT4 family glycosyltransferase PelF; the encoded protein is MHVHHGARRSGAPRVTLLTEGTYPHSHGGVSVWCDQLVTGMPDLDFDVIAVTGTGREPIVWDLPGHVSRVVSVPMWGAAPPGRPPRGRARRRLAEAYERFLTALVDPCAEDGFAPALYALAGAAADGLLSPFLRDDTAITVLTQVWTRPGLVVREAGPTLHDALTATALLEHALRPLAASPPEEGVAHAVSGGVAVLPGLAALERHGVPLLLTEHGVYLRERYLGYRTAPYRWPVKAVVLGFFRLLAEESYRRAALITPGNRYNRLWEEQGGADPASIRTVYNGVDPAAFPPAGPEPENLTLSWAGRVDPIKDLETLIRAFALVRARLPEVRLRLFGGTPRGGEGYRERCEALAAELGHADAVTFEGRVEDIKDAYAAGNVVMLSSISEGFPFTLIEAMSCGRATVSTDVGGVREAVGDTGLVVPPRDPDAMAAAALELLRDPARRQAMGEAARLRVIEQFTLRQTIDTFRSIYHELAAGPREMPARIVLPAPAVTSLGSLTG